One Aegilops tauschii subsp. strangulata cultivar AL8/78 chromosome 7, Aet v6.0, whole genome shotgun sequence genomic window carries:
- the LOC109733542 gene encoding uncharacterized protein yields the protein MARGIDAEQQHTMAEQVKEYQARSRHAWAAASFFSSTSTSTSTSTAGSSWVEVLLMIWKLALYALLVFACIAFYFKFIGIALSFTCISALLYLCMRLTKEERKHKKSKQRMLLPLSM from the exons ATGGCGCGAGGAATTGACGCCGAGCAGCAGCACACGATGGCGGAGCAGGTGAAGGAGTATCAGGCGCGATCCAGGCACGCCTGGGCCGCCGcatccttcttctcctccacctccacctccacctccacctccacgGCCGGCTCCTCGTG GGTTGAGGTGTTACTCATGATATGGAAACTTGCTTTGTATGCTCTACTAGTGTTTGCGTGTATTGCCTTTTATTTCAAGTTTATAGGAATAGCTTTATCATTTACATGTATCTCTGCACTTCTTTATTTGTGCATGAGATTAACCAAGGAAGAAAGGAAGCACAAGAAAAGTAAGCAAAGAATGCTTCTTCCATTGTCAATGTAA
- the LOC109733559 gene encoding E3 ubiquitin-protein ligase makorin isoform X2: MSTKRVLCKFFMHGACLKGEYCEFSHDWSDQANNVCTFYQRGSCSYGNRCRYDHVKVSRNNPVPPLPSSSTATRNSPVRLPPSSSTATHVASTSPQLLSSGRPLHLGHQTNSSNQRQQISMDKLAVSESKPAWRNEVQLDSVSEDGIGWSSIQTAQNQTSMKLADMPICSFAAGGNCPYGEECPHMHGDLCAFCGKMCLHPYRPDERQEHIKLCEKNHKRLEALKRSQEIECSVCLDRVLSKPTAAERKFGLLSECDHPFCISCIRNWRGNSPTSGMDVNSALRACPICRKLSYYVIPSVLWYFSKEEKLEITENYKAKLKSIDCKYFDFGTGTCPFGTSCFYKHAYRDGRLEEVVLRHLDCDDGSTLIAKNIRLSDFLGRLHL, from the exons ATGTCCACCAAGAG GGTTCTTTGCAAGTTCTTCATGCATGGTGCTTGCTTGAAAGGAGAGTATTGTGAGTTCTCCCACGACTGGAGTGACCAAGCAAATAAT GTTTGCACGTTTTACCAGAGAGGCTCATGCTCTTATGGTAACCGTTGCAGATATGACCATGTCAAGGTTTCTCGTAACAACCCAGTGCCTCCACTACCATCATCAAGTACCGCAACACGTAATTCCCCAGTTCGCCTGCCACCATCATCAAGTACTGCGACACATGTTGCATCTACATCTCCACAACTTTTAAGTTCTGGACGTCCTCTTCACTTGGGACACCAAACAAATTCAAGCAACCAACGGCAACAGATATCTATGGATAAGCTGGCAGTTTCTGAAAGTAAGCCTGCATGGAGGAATGAGGTCCAACTTGACAGTGTATCAGAGGATGGGATTGGCTGGTCATCCATTCAAACTGCGCAAAACCAAACTTCCATGAAACTTGCTGATATGCCAATTTGTTCTTTTGCTGCTGGTGGTAACTGCCCGTATGGGGAAGAGTGCCCTCACATGCATGGGGATTTGTGTGCGTTCTGTGGGAAAATGTGCTTGCATCCTTATCGTCCTGATGAGAGGCAGGAGCATATCAAGCTATGTGAAAAGAACCACAAGCGTCTCGAGGCTTTGAAACGTAGCCAAGAAATAGAATGCAGTGTCTGCTTGGACCGTGTGCTCTCAAAGCCTACTGCTGCTGAAAGGAAATTTGGACTATTATCTGAATGTGATCATCCCTTCTGTATTTCATGCATAAGAAATTGGCGTGGCAACTCTCCTACATCTGGTATGGATGTGAACTCAGCACTGAGAGCTTGCCCAATATGCCGCAAGCTTTCGTACTATGTCATTCCAAGTGTTCTTTGGTACTTCTCGAAAGAGGAAAAGTTGGAGATCACTGAAAACTACAAAGCAAAGCTCAA GTCAATAGATTGCAAGTACTTCGATTTCGGAACGGGCACTTGCCCCTTCGGGACAAGCTGTTTCTACAAG CATGCTTACAGAGATGGCCGCTTGGAAGAAGTCGTACTGCGACATCTTGATTGTGATGATGGAAGTACACTTATTGCTAAGAACATTAG GTTGTCAGACTTCCTCGGCCGGTTGCATCTTTAG
- the LOC109733559 gene encoding E3 ubiquitin-protein ligase makorin isoform X1 — protein MSTKRVLCKFFMHGACLKGEYCEFSHDWSDQANNVCTFYQRGSCSYGNRCRYDHVKVSRNNPVPPLPSSSTATRNSPVRLPPSSSTATHVASTSPQLLSSGRPLHLGHQTNSSNQRQQISMDKLAVSESKPAWRNEVQLDSVSEDGIGWSSIQTAQNQTSMKLADMPICSFAAGGNCPYGEECPHMHGDLCAFCGKMCLHPYRPDERQEHIKLCEKNHKRLEALKRSQEIECSVCLDRVLSKPTAAERKFGLLSECDHPFCISCIRNWRGNSPTSGMDVNSALRACPICRKLSYYVIPSVLWYFSKEEKLEITENYKAKLKSIDCKYFDFGTGTCPFGTSCFYKHAYRDGRLEEVVLRHLDCDDGSTLIAKNIRCVFSICFMQSAYFTFPYFSPVLLSHSRLSDFLGRLHL, from the exons ATGTCCACCAAGAG GGTTCTTTGCAAGTTCTTCATGCATGGTGCTTGCTTGAAAGGAGAGTATTGTGAGTTCTCCCACGACTGGAGTGACCAAGCAAATAAT GTTTGCACGTTTTACCAGAGAGGCTCATGCTCTTATGGTAACCGTTGCAGATATGACCATGTCAAGGTTTCTCGTAACAACCCAGTGCCTCCACTACCATCATCAAGTACCGCAACACGTAATTCCCCAGTTCGCCTGCCACCATCATCAAGTACTGCGACACATGTTGCATCTACATCTCCACAACTTTTAAGTTCTGGACGTCCTCTTCACTTGGGACACCAAACAAATTCAAGCAACCAACGGCAACAGATATCTATGGATAAGCTGGCAGTTTCTGAAAGTAAGCCTGCATGGAGGAATGAGGTCCAACTTGACAGTGTATCAGAGGATGGGATTGGCTGGTCATCCATTCAAACTGCGCAAAACCAAACTTCCATGAAACTTGCTGATATGCCAATTTGTTCTTTTGCTGCTGGTGGTAACTGCCCGTATGGGGAAGAGTGCCCTCACATGCATGGGGATTTGTGTGCGTTCTGTGGGAAAATGTGCTTGCATCCTTATCGTCCTGATGAGAGGCAGGAGCATATCAAGCTATGTGAAAAGAACCACAAGCGTCTCGAGGCTTTGAAACGTAGCCAAGAAATAGAATGCAGTGTCTGCTTGGACCGTGTGCTCTCAAAGCCTACTGCTGCTGAAAGGAAATTTGGACTATTATCTGAATGTGATCATCCCTTCTGTATTTCATGCATAAGAAATTGGCGTGGCAACTCTCCTACATCTGGTATGGATGTGAACTCAGCACTGAGAGCTTGCCCAATATGCCGCAAGCTTTCGTACTATGTCATTCCAAGTGTTCTTTGGTACTTCTCGAAAGAGGAAAAGTTGGAGATCACTGAAAACTACAAAGCAAAGCTCAA GTCAATAGATTGCAAGTACTTCGATTTCGGAACGGGCACTTGCCCCTTCGGGACAAGCTGTTTCTACAAG CATGCTTACAGAGATGGCCGCTTGGAAGAAGTCGTACTGCGACATCTTGATTGTGATGATGGAAGTACACTTATTGCTAAGAACATTAGGTGTGTGTTCTCTATCTGTTTTATGCAGTCTGCATATTTTACTTTTCCTTACTTTTCTCCTGTATTGCTGTCACATTCTAGGTTGTCAGACTTCCTCGGCCGGTTGCATCTTTAG